The DNA window ACTGATGCAAACTGAACATGGCAtacattatcaaaaatagcagttgcactcaagtagagggaaggagaaaaaaaaaccaaaaaaaaaacaaagatgtaCAGTATATgatgaacattggaatgtgaaaatGTATAACTGCAAAGAAAAGATGAAAAATTTGAAGACTTTTTGCAGGTTCTCCTTTAGCCCTTATAAAGAGGTCAGGAATGACACGAAAAGACACAGAcatttagattaggacccagttgagagttataccttggcaTGGTAACTGGGCCAATTAAATTTGGAGAACAACTTTTTCCAAAAAAAGGTTTTcaaatttttcatgttttctttgcaataatgcattttcacattccaatgttcatcATATACATTCTTtttttcccgggatagtaactgtctctgtttctctgagtctgtctatttccctgtctcggtctggctgcattgtgacatgccatgtCTGATTGGTCCGGCGCCTGGCACCccagccaatcgcctgttctaggtgccatgccgacggtggccagaagtgctcagttccagatctagtccattttctgatagtggcagcaccttcctattaaaatcaatgaggcggatgtgcagtaccctgccGCAGACACTATCAAGAGGATGGaggagatccagaaataagcatttccggctacCAGCACCAATATCAgatgcaatgcgcaagtgggaccaagaggGTATTAagacagtcagtatcacaaataaacatttactttcaggtaccttatagatgaggtCTCTGATCTGAGTTTCTTTACAGTCATCTTGTCTTGACTGCGTAATTACTTTTCACAtcttgtctctgcagacttccatcttctccggtcttctgcagcacgtcCCGACACGgtccttaaaaatagcagaatgataatACTCCtcaatttaaaaatatctgccctacaatgtgccccagaataaataattgccctcgctgtattctctgcacaaaacataacagacacactgtccctcttatggtacatgccctccacacggccctctcctttccatactgagcctactcTTTACACTATATCACCCTATATTGGCCAAtctttatactgtgctctctcatcacacTCCGCCTCCTTGCCATGTCCTCACTGTCCCCTGAGGCTACcctctccactacccagtctccattCTGTGCTCCTCACATTTTTCCCTCATCCCTTACGGTCTCCTCACTAACGTATGTGATATACTCCCCAACCCCTCAAtctccatcctgcccacttgctcctcatactatgtTACTCTTTATTCTGCGTCCTCAAAATTTCATTCCCCTGCTTGCTCTCCATACTATGTATGTATAAATCACCCCTCGCCATCTCCCATACTGTGTCTCTAGATACTGCCTTGACCCCACCCTCTGTCCGACCATTCTGTGTccactcttctcctccccccccccataCTGCTTCTCTGCGGTGggggtcttcagctccactggagcacttgtcACCagcattctgctcccttatctctgcagtaagctgggttctgctcccttatctctgcagtaagcttggttctgctcccttatctctgcagtaagctcgtttctgctcccttatctctgcagtaaactcggttttgctcccttatctctgcagtaagctctgttctgttcccttatctctgcagtaagcttggctctgctcccatatctctgtaggaagtttggttctgctcccatgtctctgtagtaagctcagttctactccgttatctctgtagtaagctcagttctgctcccttatctctgtaggaagctcgattctgttcccatatatctgtagtaagctccttgcatttcccatatctatgtagtcatcttgattctgttgcagtatctatgtaagcagtaagcgcggttctgttcccatatatatgtaccagtctgttcataaatCCCGTTACCAATactgctttaatgcagtggccagagataaacagagCAAAGGTGGGTCaacgcaacttgagggccactgccttatgattgcccaccaggctaaaatgtgccagccagcccctgcttGCGGCCGAACCCCAAACTTGGACTTACAGCTATGTGATGGGGCGGGAGAGGgattgtaaaataaagaatataattaaCAATATAAATTGTCATACTTACAGGGCCAACGACacatcctgcagactgtctcctggCTACTTCTGCTTCCGATCATTGCGGTGCCCTCGGGTAACCACCAcctactacaggaccttccatgacgtcatagcagtGTGACCATtccggtgtgaatgttgtattacctcatgggttacagactgctcacatggctatgacgtcatggaaggtcctgtagtcaggggTGGATACCCGGGGGCAAGCTGACCGGCCTCAGTTATGCACTCAGGTGAAGTCTCTGATAGCTCTCAGCTGAGTGTGTGAGTAGACGTGTCTTCTCGCACagatgtggatggataccatgttttggcataggcagtttccttgactggagactgcccttcccatggttgttccttcatggtgaaagacctggctagttgagaaacatgtgatggtgtctccgcggctttcttgtttgcatatttcccagggggcattgctctagaatcactgcattgagaaacacgtgaagcTGTCTCCGCggcgtggatgttgatctccctaaggtcaaccatccttgcttatgtagtcttctactaggcattgctcccactagccagattcctactccacactgatgaggggcaaataccccgaaacagctgtctgtggatggataccatgttttggcataggcagcttccttgactggagactgccctttccgtggttgttccttcccggtgaaagacttggctagtttcatggcagcattgagaaacatgtgatggtgtctctgcagctttcttgtttgcatatttcccagggggcattgctctagaatcactgcgttgagaaacacgtgatggtgtctccgcggtgtcctGCGGCCCCCCCCCATACTGCTTCTCTGCGGTGggggtcttcagctccactggagcacttgtcACCAGCGTTCTGCCTCTGCGCTGTGGCCCtgtggtcagctgatcacactgctgacccagaTCACACTGCAGATGTCGCTCTGACCCGAAGTCAGCGCCGGCAGTCACTGCTTCAATTGCCCTTGTGTCtgaaagatacaaggacaattgatcagtgggagctACGCGGCGCTGCAGGTTTCTCTTAGTGTTGGCTGCGCTCAGAATGGCTGGATCCCAGTACGGGGGTGGCAAACAGCCCTTGGGTGGAATTTTACAGCACCCCCTGATGCCCTGCCAGCCTCCACCTCTAGATACGCCTTTGGTATGAATGATCCTTTGTACCACAGGAGGTACATCACTGTCGGAAGGGTCTTGCGGCAACTAAATTTCCTGTTCCCTGCTAGAAACCTGTGCACTTTTTACTTCGTGTGCAGGAGATCAGATGATATCATTGACCAAGCAATAATCTAAATTGTACAATCAGTTTTTTTTATCCTGAATTACTAGTATGGAAGAGAGCACAAAATACCAAAGGCAACATGAACTCTAATATGGCCGGGGGCCAAAAGCAATTGTGAATTAATATTTAGTTCAGTAGTGTCAGGAATTGTTTAGTGCACAAATCACAATTTACCAAGAAATAAATATTGTAACCACAAATCATTCTATTTCAAAGCAATATTTATTTGTACACAGAAATAAATATCAGTCAATGTTCCTCCAATTCTTCCACCAAATGTTTCATTCTCTCATTCAACTCAACTTGAGCACGGCTTCAACCATTTTGCCAATGCCATCAAATATCTCATGTAGCGGGCTGTTACTCATGAAGGCGCACGTGGTGACCAGTTTATGTTTGGCATCTATGTGAACTTCGTTGACCTGTTTGTTGACGTGTTTACAGCCCAGCTGTTCAATGGCTCCCGCTGTTCCAGCATGTGGCCACCTGCACAACAGAAGAATAGACAAAGGGCAGCAAGTTACAATAGTGAAAACTAAGGTGGCAAGAATTTATAGACCTAAAGCAGACAATACACTTTAGATGACTGTACGATGCCTCGTCCTATTAAGTCGGCAGCAGCCATCTCTCCTATGAGAAAGCCACCAAGTAACATGTCTGGAGAACAAAATTATCAGCAGTTTTAATTTATCATGAATGACGACATATACAGAGACAAATCAGTTGGccgacactgacacacacacacacactagactgtccaCTGAACCCATTGTTATCAGTGAATGTGACCGACATAAGTAATGtacagaatcggactggctaccggaggaacctccaataataccaggcctggctgcggttacctgcattgaactccagagctctcacctgaaccGCGAGCGCCAACAGATTCCACTGAGATTGCGGTTCAGTTTATgtcacagctgcagacaggccagactgaactccagagctctcacctgagctgtgAAGTTCAatgcaggcctggtattactggaggttcctccggtagtgAGTCCGACACTGGTAATCCATATGGGGGCTTCAACTCTGCAATAGGATGAGCACAAGTAATAATAGGTCCCAGTTGTGGACAAATCAGACACAATCCGGAGAATTAGTCCTGGTTGTTACTTTACTTGGGAATTATGTGCAGTAATAAAGCATTGTGCTCTGCacccccaaaaaacaaacaaaaaaaatatatagatttcTTTAGCCAACAGGTTACAAGTGAACCTCATACTGTATGGATAGAGATTCACggccacaattaaaaaaaaaaaaaaaaaaaaaaaaaaagtattagccCCAATTTTCTGACATTATCAAGTTTTTAAACCATTCATATGAAACACTATGCTTTTCTCAACCACTTTTTCAAGATCATAATAAATATACATTTGGTTGAAGTCTAGATTGTACAGACAAGGCTCCCACCAAATAGACTTTGGAAACCTGGTTCCCATTATCTATACCATACAGACTTGTAATGGTTACAATGTGGTTCCCAATATTGTGGAAGTGTCAGCACTGCAGAGGTTAATTGTGCTGTATAGGCTGTAGCAGTCTGGGAATAATAATCATCCCATGCTTTTATTTTTAAACGACCACTGTGGAATATTTCTTCTTTAGCTGCAAATGTCCTGTCTGTTACCAATCACTAGAAATGTCAGAAGATAttgatgtgatgccctggcctatcaggtcgtcacagggtattgtgcaatctgcccttctgtgcaatatcaacctcctccttggttacgggtccctaacaattagtgttgccaaaaccagctaatcaaaatcctaggaatactctgcaccacacccaccactggacggcctgagtggaaaagAGTCGCCCACGGGGGCGGGtttaaggggaggtcagaagtcAGAAAGggggagtgtagtgttggaggtggtcaagagctgggctccttggaactactaggtagcagatgttggtctgggcctggtagtagctggacccccggtcgcagagggatcgtgacaaggggtatggggataggactttccacagatATGGTCcaagaaaatctcaagcgtgaaccctgagagcaagctccctcagttagccacactggggagcaggacccgacttgTTTTAGGCTACAGAGACCAAAtagaaagaaacaaggtgccacgggaaaagtcACAGATAACAGGAACGGGACACAAACATGCTCCCCCTCAGtgacagcggtgtccagaactttggtttagtaaagttgtcggtgtcagcgttattggactgagtacgcaagtgacccttacctccccaatggcacatccctgtcaccatcaccgaatcCTGGGgcatcccctacctgtggaggggttaaacaactgactgcccactccatcgccaccgggtacacccaggcgcagcggtggtacttcaccttaccacacatcacgggtggtgtcacgaaatcTCAATATACaccataccccctgtaaataccgcacttcattcgagtggccgcgagacccagGTCCGGGCGCCCCTCGATCCActgtggatccgagcagctcggctgctgacacaggggcggtacatTAACAGGTAACTATTATAATACATTCACTGCTGATTGGGAGCAGAGAAAACACAGATGATACTGAACCTGTGATCACACTGCGCCAGACATGTACAGCCTCAGCAGCTGTCAAACCACTCAgatctcgtggctcgagggtctccggacccagggtcactcCGAAGCGTAatggaaggtgtgtgtgtgtggggggggggttatttacaggggagttagtttgtgacgccacccgtggtgtgcggtaatagggagtactgcctctgctgttgggagtacccggggtgattgagtggggcagccagatgacatttcccaccacaggtagggaaaggccccgagacaccgaatggtgggatggattgcaggggagagCAGGCTTGCTGGTAGCAGGCGTTAATCAGGTACtccctcagaaggaaagcagacgctgacaacgtggtaaactaagtctctgggtgccgctgccctcttggggagctcgtccgggttccgtcccctgcagcactgcctggtggtctaacctgcctccgtgcacagaatttgaaaGTGGTTGTAAGCTTGGAgctgccccgctccctactatgggtagcagaggagcttgctctcaggagctcatgcttgggatttcagtgggctgctttgcttggaaagccctatccccctcattgcgctagtgcccccgatctctgatctTTGTGGGAAcactccataaaggccctgtcctccgcaggttaattgctgggttgcttgaagcttctccccaacctagggtccagtaccccgacgtgcttttggccccagaccggctattggactgcagctgctgacAGTCCTCCTTAACTAAGCCAGTATCCAGTCCCAATCTCCTGTGACTGGGCCTCAGACTCAGAACCATGAAAAGGGAGGGGAGGGATGAGTCcttcactgggagataaagagcgtgcagtaccctgtgacgacctgactagtccaggggtgtcacaacaCCTCTatcaggcctcattcacacatcagtatttttcttGTATTCACTCACTTTTCGCACTCTGTATCACACCCGACAGTGACTTCACATCCTGGTAGGATTTTGGCGGCCAGTATGGGGGAGATACAGCACAGGCCAATGGGCTTCTTGGCATCATAAAATCCTTTAATAGCGTCTTCAATGGGTTTTATTACGGAGCAGTCTTTCCCATCAATCGCCCAAGTAGAAAGATTTTTAGCAACTCCAAAACCTCCTGGTAAAGAGAAGAAAGTGTAAGAAGTCTGAGAATCAGAGATGTCCTCCATACTGTCCTTATGATCAggacatatgtgtcgccctgggcaagccaggggacacgggtcacaacaccaccacaccccacactccaggtaggcacatctatgctaacctacaaatccttgttgccttcctccaggagtctgttgatgcacaccagggggtgggccaggcggttggctccgcccaccgaggagctcacaactctggaggcaggaagttccaggcagattagcccaggcagggcttgagtaaacagcagattagcccaggcagggcaagtgtgaggagctgaagtgagaaagtaaaacagctaagtgaaagtagagaagtgtaaaggagaaaagcaagtgaagtggcagtaagaaagaaagcctgaagggtccagctctgtgtagggccagaacagcaaggtcagcgacggcggtgactgtctggagggggaccgtttggaagttcctggaaggaccccgttggctgtgtgcccggtggtctggagcagtgttccgaaggacagtcagcaccagggcaggggcctctcggaccccggcaaggctaggagtcgccaaatttgccgaatccgtcagtgaaggggacgtagatcccccaacaaccaagtcccgattgacggcaacagcacaaccattacaggggagacaccgccagggcaccagtttccccagggccagcgcctgcgggcaaagtgtagagctcctccggcccagattgcagtcggggagcgggtaaccggagggaatccaccgctaccatcagacaacacaggtgcaaggaagagagacgtcaccgtcacctaccgggagtgcaggtgcagccgtctgtgggaccgtcctaccagccgtttggtttaccgtacaaactgtgtccgtgtctcaggctgagtgagtaccacagtgccgcaaggcacagcgctgcccccgcgtccctgcgcccaccaggccccgcacctccttctccaccaccgggccccgggatcaccaacccctacccacggaagggcaacacaacacctggctgctccacatcaccatccccgggacccccgaattgagcagcggtggtgaaaccaccacaaccgtgggtggcgtcacgaactataacaattccccacacccaaccacaacaaacccccctttcactcacgggcgaggagtgtcgctcgaggaaccccgggatccggcccacagctcgagctgtggcgcccctgacctggtcaggcaccactgagtactgcacccatgctggggacagtacaacacaggtaatccagaaggctgaccgaggtgtgactacacaggcgcatagtgatcaggtctcacacatgtacctttgagaggacccctggggatcccaggagggggcgaagcctccacctccacccgaggggtggagggggcgaagcctccatctccactcaaggggtgtggtagagagcctggttgctaggtggcgtaggcaggcacaaaagggaaaagaggaaggaggagaagagcagtctgaagcagagtgtggaggagtgaggagcatgggagtggagctcagacaggagtagcagtgcaggttccacgagtgagccggtttagtgtgcagctcagggaaagcagacgtgaggagcagaccctggagctgtggcagtctaacagcgtccgcgcagtgactaccgacgggggagaacggtcacctgggagtgc is part of the Anomaloglossus baeobatrachus isolate aAnoBae1 chromosome 9, aAnoBae1.hap1, whole genome shotgun sequence genome and encodes:
- the LOC142250559 gene encoding glutamine amidotransferase-like class 1 domain-containing protein 3, mitochondrial; this encodes MTKQVAVILCGCGVYDGSEVHEASAVLVHLSRAGVQYVAFAPDMEQMHVVDHVRGQPCEETRNVLTESARIARGKVTDLKELKVSDFAAIIIPGGFGVAKNLSTWAIDGKDCSVIKPIEDAIKGFYDAKKPIGLCCISPILAAKILPGCEVTVGCDTECEKWPHAGTAGAIEQLGCKHVNKQVNEVHIDAKHKLVTTCAFMSNSPLHEIFDGIGKMVEAVLKLS